A stretch of Apis cerana isolate GH-2021 linkage group LG1, AcerK_1.0, whole genome shotgun sequence DNA encodes these proteins:
- the LOC114577098 gene encoding uncharacterized protein LOC114577098 isoform X1, whose product MNMEGNISPNLQKWIKKCLKREFENNIQRSLKEDTDNVNIAQSIIHSKEMSILVNSMKATILEQSASRSESTIISDSRPQSSFSCISDQTSEDWNSPLNNDEYYNVILDKINQDKPIHVRLAGYEILLKSELSNLNNNPIWDSLQKALLKGLVDESKPIFEASLQVHAKLITCLQSYDVYINLLNAFDFQYDSQKTFEILPTLISGINFKFFLHERIFRIIHLIIHYHEEKLKSIRSPDKTIEELIEQFIIFLSTHASGNIMQQKTLNILNIISVLEPCADWSKKWIVNLATRKIFLAALGKSPNLLQQVMHYVQKGLGEPPHSIAISIYDDPMEVIINGNTIETVTYLHCLCFVSQLCAYEAGRELLIENILIIPFSVSKFLSASLRALNKLSVETVSGVYNVSCFALQFILDKPTILYDYEFYHIALCHLSSFSENNIKIWPHTLKIILHMLDTIDGSLFLISECKEHTVNFEKSISKCPAMFIIIIASNMLRQPLSLINMEYLFELFDVIQKLFDIFDAYETIQYKIEKEFYPAVSYFYKKLDKSYFENENKAQQINSAVNTLLIKMVSIPFGLKALVRESSVFQELIEGSIVPLRMSWTSIEVVNFVSSAAFFHLGYDVIANLAPHVLSNLLSETCKVLEDPHYFHDPWDHENIQKFLHILTIFSLNFKCFCAFMSNVKESYNEEHNYPLNLSQLFNDLINPESNYHYLGLLSLNIVIWNLNICLYLLELLNFQNILLEIQNFDTKEGINEEIDTRYIDNYTLIRHKIISKTYFIKSKNEEETFKLEEYDLPKLPPLKLNKENSSAETEYDTELETLLRENKSVLLDINWVEQIREAYIVSLDPIKNTVLIQLVDQMQKAIPTAEWGENFQWKENISSNTDFWFAEEIHGINLALYYAEQNDILENTIEMKEKLKKFINECHAFIHYERPTKFDGFDWFLSTVFIICKGDVNRCKMFIAQLIHFPVIPFLWTNFGKVIDKYTKQECATQYVFMQLLESIISNELSHIKFALKNSSGVDWSLICNLMISQCFWGLLPWTQIMHFFAICVLFSPDYIIYYCTSLLYHCQFRIMENITSGKLWPENMVLDDYQCHNYIRFMDSLDKRYSNKILPNFLIKGFN is encoded by the exons atgaatatggaAGGCAATATTTCTCCAAATCTTCAAAAgtggataaaaaaatgtttaaaaagagaatttgaaaataatatacaaagatCATTAAAAGAAGATACAGATAATGTTAATATAGCTCAAAGTATTATACATTCAAAGGAAATGTCCATTTTAGTAAATTCTATGAAAGCTACAATTCTTGAACAATCTGCTTCGAGATCTGAATCAACTATAATTTCTGATTCTCGACCTCAATCATCCTTTTCTTGCATCAGTGATCAAACAAGTGAAGATTGGAATTCTCcattaaataatgatgaatattataatgttattcttgataaaattaatcaagataAACCTATTCATGTTAGATTAGCTGgttacgaaattttattaaaaagtgaactttcaaatttaaataataatcctaTATGGGATTCGCTTCAAAAAGCTTTATTAAAAGGCCTTGTAGATGAAAGTAAACCTATTTTTGAAGCTAGTTTACAAGTACATGCAAAATTGATCACTTGTTTACAATCATATGATGtatatatcaatttgttaAATGCCTTTGATTTTCAATATGATTCACAAAAAACATTTGAGATTTTACCTACACTAATTtctggaattaattttaaattttttttacatgaaagaatatttcgtattatacatttaataattcattatcacGAAGAAAAACTGAAAAGTATAAGAAGTCCTGATAAAACTATAGAAGAATTAAtagaacaatttattatatttttgagtaCACATGCATCTGGAAATATAATGCagcaaaaaacattaaatatactcAATATTATTTCTGTGTTAGAACCATGTGCAGATTGGAGTAAAAAATGGATTGTAAATCTTGCtactagaaaaatatttttagctgCTTTAGGAAAATCACCAAATTTATTACAACAAGTAATGCATTATGTACAAAAAGGATTGGGAGAGCCTCCTCATTCTATAGCAATTTCTATTTATGATGATCCAATggaagttattattaatggaaataCAATAGAAACAGTAACTTATCTTCACTGTTTATGTTTTGTGTCTCAACTTTGTGCTTATGAAGCAGGTCGTGaacttttaatagaaaatattttaatcattccaTTTTcagtttctaaatttttaagtgCTTCTTTGAGAgctctaaataaattatctgtaGAAACAGTAAGTGGTGTATATAATGTTTCTTGTTTtgctttacaatttattttagataaaccaacaatattatatgattatgaattttatcatattgcaTTGTGCCatttatcatctttttctgaaaataatattaaaatatggccacatacattaaaaattattctacataTGTTAGACACAATAGATGgttctttatttcttatctcAGAATGCAAGGAACATAcagtaaattttgaaaaaagtatatcAAAATGTCCAGCTatgttcattataataatagccTCAAATATGTTAAGACAAcctttatctttaataaatatggaatatctttttgaattatttgatgtaatacaaaagttatttgatatatttgatgCATATGAaactatacaatataaaatagaaaaagaattttatcctgctgtatcatatttttataaaaaattagataaatcttattttgaaaatgaaaataaagctCAACAGATAAATAg tGCAGTTAAcacattattgattaaaatggtATCTATTCCATTTGGATTGAAAGCTCTTGTTCGAGAATCATCAgtatttcaagaattaattGAAGGATCTATTGTACCTTTAAGAATGTCTTGGACATCAATTGAAGTAGTTAATTTTGTATCATCTGCTGCTTTTTTTCACTTGGGATATGATGTAATTGCTAATTTGGCGCCCCATGTTTTGTCTAACTTACTTTCAGAGACATGTAAAGTATTAGAGGATCCACACTATTTTCATGACCCATGGgatcatgaaaatattcaaaaatttttacatatattaactattttttctcttaattttaaat GTTTTTGCGCATTTATGTCAAATGTAAAAGAATCATACAATGAAGAACATAATTATCCACTTAATTtatcacaattatttaatgatttgataaatcctgaatcaaattatcattacttaggacttttatcattaaatattgtaatttggaatttaaatatttgtttatatttattagaattattaaattttcag aatattttgttagaaattcaaaattttgatacaaaagaaggtataaatgaagaaatagatactagatatattgataattatacattaatacgacataaaattatatctaaaacatattttattaaaagtaaaaacgaagaagaaacttttaaattagaagaatatGATTTACCAAAACTACCtcctttgaaattaaataaagaaaattcatctgCAGAAACTGAATATGATACTGAATTAGAAACTTTACttcgagaaaataaatcagtattattagatattaattggGTTGAACAAATTAGAGAAGCATATATAGTATCATTAGATccaataaaa aatacaGTATTAATTCAACTTGTGGATCAGATGCAAAAAGCAATTCCTACTGCAGAATGGGGAGAAAACTTTcaatggaaagaaaatatatcatcaaaTACAGATTTTTGGTTTGCAGAAGAAATACATGGGATTAATTTAGCTTTGTATTATGCAgaacaaaatgatattttagaaaacacaattgaaatgaaagaaaaattaaaaaaatttataaatgaatgtcATGCATTTATACATTACGAAAGACCAACAAAATTTGATGGTTTTGATTGGTTTTTATCTACAGTATTTATCATTTGTAAAGGAGATGTGAACag atgtaaaatgtttattgCACAATTAATTCACTTCCCGGTAATCCCCTTTTTGTGGACTAACTTTGGTAAAGTTATAGATAAGTATACTAAACAAGAATGTGCCACTCAATATGTATTTATGCAACTTTTAGAAAGTATTATTAGTAATGAACTTTCACATATTAAATTTGCACTCAAg aATAGTTCTGGAGTGGATTGGTccttaatatgtaatttaatgatatctcAATGCTTTTGGGGTTTACTTCCATGGACTCaaattatgcatttttttgcaatttgtgTTTTATTCTCTcctgattatataatatattattgtacgtcacttttatatcattgtcaatttcgaataatggaaaatataacaaGTGGAAAATTATGGCCAGAAAATAtg gtTTTGGATGATTATCAatgtcataattatattagatttatggATTCATTAGATAAAagatatagtaataaaattttacctaattttttgattaaaggattcaattaa
- the LOC114577098 gene encoding uncharacterized protein LOC114577098 isoform X2 codes for MNMEGNISPNLQKWIKKCLKREFENNIQRSLKEDTDNVNIAQSIIHSKEMSILVNSMKATILEQSASRSESTIISDSRPQSSFSCISDQTSEDWNSPLNNDEYYNVILDKINQDKPIHVRLAGYEILLKSELSNLNNNPIWDSLQKALLKGLVDESKPIFEASLQVHAKLITCLQSYDVYINLLNAFDFQYDSQKTFEILPTLISGINFKFFLHERIFRIIHLIIHYHEEKLKSIRSPDKTIEELIEQFIIFLSTHASGNIMQQKTLNILNIISVLEPCADWSKKWIVNLATRKIFLAALGKSPNLLQQVMHYVQKGLGEPPHSIAISIYDDPMEVIINGNTIETVTYLHCLCFVSQLCAYEAGRELLIENILIIPFSVSKFLSASLRALNKLSVETVSGVYNVSCFALQFILDKPTILYDYEFYHIALCHLSSFSENNIKIWPHTLKIILHMLDTIDGSLFLISECKEHTVNFEKSISKCPAMFIIIIASNMLRQPLSLINMEYLFELFDVIQKLFDIFDAYETIQYKIEKEFYPAVSYFYKKLDKSYFENENKAQQINSAVNTLLIKMVSIPFGLKALVRESSVFQELIEGSIVPLRMSWTSIEVVNFVSSAAFFHLGYDVIANLAPHVLSNLLSETCFCAFMSNVKESYNEEHNYPLNLSQLFNDLINPESNYHYLGLLSLNIVIWNLNICLYLLELLNFQNILLEIQNFDTKEGINEEIDTRYIDNYTLIRHKIISKTYFIKSKNEEETFKLEEYDLPKLPPLKLNKENSSAETEYDTELETLLRENKSVLLDINWVEQIREAYIVSLDPIKNTVLIQLVDQMQKAIPTAEWGENFQWKENISSNTDFWFAEEIHGINLALYYAEQNDILENTIEMKEKLKKFINECHAFIHYERPTKFDGFDWFLSTVFIICKGDVNRCKMFIAQLIHFPVIPFLWTNFGKVIDKYTKQECATQYVFMQLLESIISNELSHIKFALKNSSGVDWSLICNLMISQCFWGLLPWTQIMHFFAICVLFSPDYIIYYCTSLLYHCQFRIMENITSGKLWPENMVLDDYQCHNYIRFMDSLDKRYSNKILPNFLIKGFN; via the exons atgaatatggaAGGCAATATTTCTCCAAATCTTCAAAAgtggataaaaaaatgtttaaaaagagaatttgaaaataatatacaaagatCATTAAAAGAAGATACAGATAATGTTAATATAGCTCAAAGTATTATACATTCAAAGGAAATGTCCATTTTAGTAAATTCTATGAAAGCTACAATTCTTGAACAATCTGCTTCGAGATCTGAATCAACTATAATTTCTGATTCTCGACCTCAATCATCCTTTTCTTGCATCAGTGATCAAACAAGTGAAGATTGGAATTCTCcattaaataatgatgaatattataatgttattcttgataaaattaatcaagataAACCTATTCATGTTAGATTAGCTGgttacgaaattttattaaaaagtgaactttcaaatttaaataataatcctaTATGGGATTCGCTTCAAAAAGCTTTATTAAAAGGCCTTGTAGATGAAAGTAAACCTATTTTTGAAGCTAGTTTACAAGTACATGCAAAATTGATCACTTGTTTACAATCATATGATGtatatatcaatttgttaAATGCCTTTGATTTTCAATATGATTCACAAAAAACATTTGAGATTTTACCTACACTAATTtctggaattaattttaaattttttttacatgaaagaatatttcgtattatacatttaataattcattatcacGAAGAAAAACTGAAAAGTATAAGAAGTCCTGATAAAACTATAGAAGAATTAAtagaacaatttattatatttttgagtaCACATGCATCTGGAAATATAATGCagcaaaaaacattaaatatactcAATATTATTTCTGTGTTAGAACCATGTGCAGATTGGAGTAAAAAATGGATTGTAAATCTTGCtactagaaaaatatttttagctgCTTTAGGAAAATCACCAAATTTATTACAACAAGTAATGCATTATGTACAAAAAGGATTGGGAGAGCCTCCTCATTCTATAGCAATTTCTATTTATGATGATCCAATggaagttattattaatggaaataCAATAGAAACAGTAACTTATCTTCACTGTTTATGTTTTGTGTCTCAACTTTGTGCTTATGAAGCAGGTCGTGaacttttaatagaaaatattttaatcattccaTTTTcagtttctaaatttttaagtgCTTCTTTGAGAgctctaaataaattatctgtaGAAACAGTAAGTGGTGTATATAATGTTTCTTGTTTtgctttacaatttattttagataaaccaacaatattatatgattatgaattttatcatattgcaTTGTGCCatttatcatctttttctgaaaataatattaaaatatggccacatacattaaaaattattctacataTGTTAGACACAATAGATGgttctttatttcttatctcAGAATGCAAGGAACATAcagtaaattttgaaaaaagtatatcAAAATGTCCAGCTatgttcattataataatagccTCAAATATGTTAAGACAAcctttatctttaataaatatggaatatctttttgaattatttgatgtaatacaaaagttatttgatatatttgatgCATATGAaactatacaatataaaatagaaaaagaattttatcctgctgtatcatatttttataaaaaattagataaatcttattttgaaaatgaaaataaagctCAACAGATAAATAg tGCAGTTAAcacattattgattaaaatggtATCTATTCCATTTGGATTGAAAGCTCTTGTTCGAGAATCATCAgtatttcaagaattaattGAAGGATCTATTGTACCTTTAAGAATGTCTTGGACATCAATTGAAGTAGTTAATTTTGTATCATCTGCTGCTTTTTTTCACTTGGGATATGATGTAATTGCTAATTTGGCGCCCCATGTTTTGTCTAACTTACTTTCAGAGACAT GTTTTTGCGCATTTATGTCAAATGTAAAAGAATCATACAATGAAGAACATAATTATCCACTTAATTtatcacaattatttaatgatttgataaatcctgaatcaaattatcattacttaggacttttatcattaaatattgtaatttggaatttaaatatttgtttatatttattagaattattaaattttcag aatattttgttagaaattcaaaattttgatacaaaagaaggtataaatgaagaaatagatactagatatattgataattatacattaatacgacataaaattatatctaaaacatattttattaaaagtaaaaacgaagaagaaacttttaaattagaagaatatGATTTACCAAAACTACCtcctttgaaattaaataaagaaaattcatctgCAGAAACTGAATATGATACTGAATTAGAAACTTTACttcgagaaaataaatcagtattattagatattaattggGTTGAACAAATTAGAGAAGCATATATAGTATCATTAGATccaataaaa aatacaGTATTAATTCAACTTGTGGATCAGATGCAAAAAGCAATTCCTACTGCAGAATGGGGAGAAAACTTTcaatggaaagaaaatatatcatcaaaTACAGATTTTTGGTTTGCAGAAGAAATACATGGGATTAATTTAGCTTTGTATTATGCAgaacaaaatgatattttagaaaacacaattgaaatgaaagaaaaattaaaaaaatttataaatgaatgtcATGCATTTATACATTACGAAAGACCAACAAAATTTGATGGTTTTGATTGGTTTTTATCTACAGTATTTATCATTTGTAAAGGAGATGTGAACag atgtaaaatgtttattgCACAATTAATTCACTTCCCGGTAATCCCCTTTTTGTGGACTAACTTTGGTAAAGTTATAGATAAGTATACTAAACAAGAATGTGCCACTCAATATGTATTTATGCAACTTTTAGAAAGTATTATTAGTAATGAACTTTCACATATTAAATTTGCACTCAAg aATAGTTCTGGAGTGGATTGGTccttaatatgtaatttaatgatatctcAATGCTTTTGGGGTTTACTTCCATGGACTCaaattatgcatttttttgcaatttgtgTTTTATTCTCTcctgattatataatatattattgtacgtcacttttatatcattgtcaatttcgaataatggaaaatataacaaGTGGAAAATTATGGCCAGAAAATAtg gtTTTGGATGATTATCAatgtcataattatattagatttatggATTCATTAGATAAAagatatagtaataaaattttacctaattttttgattaaaggattcaattaa
- the LOC107994937 gene encoding apoptosis-inducing factor 1, mitochondrial isoform X1: protein MLSYGRVIRRLPKLTRHSHANHFCRPLKYIGIVSVHNLFYSNYTNDKTYKPSGTTIKPEECVPESRYSKEKRSVPLCESHPNASCPPSCYEVCGKSDDSQKPNDKKPSPPYWKILATLIIAGVAIYAISSTNWFTTKKSDSQKDVSKRRKERRSRKSLEKIKSPPTSKSFPSEIPYLLIGGGTAAFSAFRSIKSKDPRAKVLVISEEDLPYMRPPLSKELWRNKDRKISAQLLFKQWNGAQRSIFYEPPEFYSDVSKLSQSDKGGVAVAKGWKVTKIDVPNKTVMLDDGHEIKYDKCLIATGVSPKNLPVFESLQDDLKDKIITFRRKEDFLDLEEAVYDPKYKNIVIIGGGFLGSELACSLAQILPENKNVYQVFKEAFIMDQVLPQYLSEWATKKAILEGVKCIANSEVEDYSYKNGKLSLILSDNHIIDADQVVVAVGVEPNIDLAKASHLETDPEIGGFLVNAELEARSNLWVAGDAACFYDIRLGRRRVAHHDHAVVSGRLAGENMTGARKPYLHQSMFWSDLGPEVGYEAIGIVDSSLPTVGVFVKTDSDTTKGSVKDTYESICSNKKKSNSTETQNPIESNLEENDKPTSLDDNSKPKKYDDFAKGVIFYLRDDIVVGIVLWNIFNRMSIARQVLARGTKYDDLNEVAKLFTIHDD from the exons ATGTTAAGCTACGGTAGAGTTATAAGACGATTGCCAAAACTTACAAGGCATTCACATGCTAATCACTTTTGTCGacctttaaaatatattg gaATTGTCAGtgttcataatttattctatagtaATTATACAAATGACAAAACATATAAACCTTCAGGAACTACTATAAAACCTGAAGAATGTGTGCCTGAAAGTAGATATtccaaagaaaagagaagtgTTCCTTTATGTGAATCTCATCCTAATGCATCTTGTCCACCATCTTGTTATGAAGTTTGCGGAAAATCAGATGATTCTCAAAAACCAAATGACAAAAAACCATCACCAccatattggaaaatattggcAACTTTAATCATAGCAGGAGTTGCAATATACGCg atATCTTCTACAAATTGGTTTACTACAAAAAAATCTGATTCTCAAAAGGATGTAAGTAAGA gaagaaaagaaagaagaagtagGAAAtcacttgaaaaaattaaatcacccCCTACTTCTAAATCATTCCCTTCGGAAATACCTTATCTTTTAATAGGAGGAGGAACAGCTGCATTTTCTGCATTTAGATCTATTAAATCTAAAGATCCTAGAGCTAAA gTTTTAGTAATATCAGAAGAAGATTTACCATATATGAGACCACCATTATCTAAAGAACTTTGGCGtaataaagatagaaaaatatctgcACAATTACTTTTCAAGCAATGGAATGGTGCTCAAAGaag tatattttatgaacCACCAGAATTTTATTCAGATGTCAGTAAATTGAGTCAGTCTGATAAAGGTGGTGTGGCTGTTGCTAAAGGTTGGAAAGTTACAAAAATTGATGTTCCAAATAAAACTGTGATGCTTGATGATggtcatgaaataaaatatgacaaGTGTCTTATTGCAActg gtGTATCACCTAAAAATCTTCCAGTTTTTGAATCATTGCAAGATGatcttaaagataaaattattaccttcagaagaaaagaagattttctTGATTTAGAAGAAGCTGTATATGatccaaaatataaaaatattgtaataattggtGGAGGATTTCTTGGATCAGAACTTGCTTGTTCATTGGCCCAAATCt taccagaaaataaaaatgtatatcaaGTATTTAAAGAAGCATTTATAATGGATCAAGTATTACCTCAATATCTCAGTGAATGGGCAACAAAAAAGGCAATATTAGAAGGAGTTAAATGTATTGCTAATTCTGAAGTAGaagattattcttataaaaatggaaaattgtcTCTCATTCTTTCGGATAATCACATT ATTGATGCTGATCAAGTGGTAGTAGCAGTAGGTGTTGAACCAAATATTGATTTGGCAAAAGCTTCGCATTTAGAAACAGATCCTGAAATAGGTGGTTTTCTTGTTAACGCGGAATTAGAAGCAAGGAGTAATCTTTGGGTTGCTGGAGATGCAGCttgtttttatgatattagacTTGGTAGAAGAAGAGTAGCACATCATGATCATGCTGTAGTTTCAGGAAGATTAGCTGGAGAAAATATGACTGGTGCaa gAAAACCATATTTACATCAGTCAATGTTTTGGTCCGACTTAGGGCCAGAAGTTGGATATGAAGCAATTGGTATTGTGGATTCATCACTGCCAACTGTAGGAGTTTTTGTAAAAACAGACTCGGATACTACAAAAGGATCTGTTAAGGATACATATGAATCTATATGTTCAAATAAAAAG aaaTCAAATTCAACCGAAACACAAAATCCAATAGAAtcaaatttagaagaaaatgataaaccTACATCTCTCGATGATAATTCAAAACctaaaaaatatgatgattTTGCAAAAggagttattttttatttacgtgaTGATATTGTGGTTGGCATAGttctttggaatatttttaatcggatGTCTATCGCTAGACAG GTGCTCGCTAGAGGCACAAAATATGATGATTTAAATGAAGTAGCAAAACTGTTTACTATTCATGATGACTAA
- the LOC107994937 gene encoding apoptosis-inducing factor 1, mitochondrial isoform X2, with protein sequence MLSYGRVIRRLPKLTRHSHANHFCRPLKYIGIVSVHNLFYSNYTNDKTYKPSGTTIKPEECVPESRYSKEKRSVPLCESHPNASCPPSCYEVCGKSDDSQKPNDKKPSPPYWKILATLIIAGVAIYAISSTNWFTTKKSDSQKDVLVISEEDLPYMRPPLSKELWRNKDRKISAQLLFKQWNGAQRSIFYEPPEFYSDVSKLSQSDKGGVAVAKGWKVTKIDVPNKTVMLDDGHEIKYDKCLIATGVSPKNLPVFESLQDDLKDKIITFRRKEDFLDLEEAVYDPKYKNIVIIGGGFLGSELACSLAQILPENKNVYQVFKEAFIMDQVLPQYLSEWATKKAILEGVKCIANSEVEDYSYKNGKLSLILSDNHIIDADQVVVAVGVEPNIDLAKASHLETDPEIGGFLVNAELEARSNLWVAGDAACFYDIRLGRRRVAHHDHAVVSGRLAGENMTGARKPYLHQSMFWSDLGPEVGYEAIGIVDSSLPTVGVFVKTDSDTTKGSVKDTYESICSNKKKSNSTETQNPIESNLEENDKPTSLDDNSKPKKYDDFAKGVIFYLRDDIVVGIVLWNIFNRMSIARQVLARGTKYDDLNEVAKLFTIHDD encoded by the exons ATGTTAAGCTACGGTAGAGTTATAAGACGATTGCCAAAACTTACAAGGCATTCACATGCTAATCACTTTTGTCGacctttaaaatatattg gaATTGTCAGtgttcataatttattctatagtaATTATACAAATGACAAAACATATAAACCTTCAGGAACTACTATAAAACCTGAAGAATGTGTGCCTGAAAGTAGATATtccaaagaaaagagaagtgTTCCTTTATGTGAATCTCATCCTAATGCATCTTGTCCACCATCTTGTTATGAAGTTTGCGGAAAATCAGATGATTCTCAAAAACCAAATGACAAAAAACCATCACCAccatattggaaaatattggcAACTTTAATCATAGCAGGAGTTGCAATATACGCg atATCTTCTACAAATTGGTTTACTACAAAAAAATCTGATTCTCAAAAGGAT gTTTTAGTAATATCAGAAGAAGATTTACCATATATGAGACCACCATTATCTAAAGAACTTTGGCGtaataaagatagaaaaatatctgcACAATTACTTTTCAAGCAATGGAATGGTGCTCAAAGaag tatattttatgaacCACCAGAATTTTATTCAGATGTCAGTAAATTGAGTCAGTCTGATAAAGGTGGTGTGGCTGTTGCTAAAGGTTGGAAAGTTACAAAAATTGATGTTCCAAATAAAACTGTGATGCTTGATGATggtcatgaaataaaatatgacaaGTGTCTTATTGCAActg gtGTATCACCTAAAAATCTTCCAGTTTTTGAATCATTGCAAGATGatcttaaagataaaattattaccttcagaagaaaagaagattttctTGATTTAGAAGAAGCTGTATATGatccaaaatataaaaatattgtaataattggtGGAGGATTTCTTGGATCAGAACTTGCTTGTTCATTGGCCCAAATCt taccagaaaataaaaatgtatatcaaGTATTTAAAGAAGCATTTATAATGGATCAAGTATTACCTCAATATCTCAGTGAATGGGCAACAAAAAAGGCAATATTAGAAGGAGTTAAATGTATTGCTAATTCTGAAGTAGaagattattcttataaaaatggaaaattgtcTCTCATTCTTTCGGATAATCACATT ATTGATGCTGATCAAGTGGTAGTAGCAGTAGGTGTTGAACCAAATATTGATTTGGCAAAAGCTTCGCATTTAGAAACAGATCCTGAAATAGGTGGTTTTCTTGTTAACGCGGAATTAGAAGCAAGGAGTAATCTTTGGGTTGCTGGAGATGCAGCttgtttttatgatattagacTTGGTAGAAGAAGAGTAGCACATCATGATCATGCTGTAGTTTCAGGAAGATTAGCTGGAGAAAATATGACTGGTGCaa gAAAACCATATTTACATCAGTCAATGTTTTGGTCCGACTTAGGGCCAGAAGTTGGATATGAAGCAATTGGTATTGTGGATTCATCACTGCCAACTGTAGGAGTTTTTGTAAAAACAGACTCGGATACTACAAAAGGATCTGTTAAGGATACATATGAATCTATATGTTCAAATAAAAAG aaaTCAAATTCAACCGAAACACAAAATCCAATAGAAtcaaatttagaagaaaatgataaaccTACATCTCTCGATGATAATTCAAAACctaaaaaatatgatgattTTGCAAAAggagttattttttatttacgtgaTGATATTGTGGTTGGCATAGttctttggaatatttttaatcggatGTCTATCGCTAGACAG GTGCTCGCTAGAGGCACAAAATATGATGATTTAAATGAAGTAGCAAAACTGTTTACTATTCATGATGACTAA